A genomic region of Arvicola amphibius chromosome 7, mArvAmp1.2, whole genome shotgun sequence contains the following coding sequences:
- the Gpatch2l gene encoding G patch domain-containing protein 2-like isoform X3, whose translation MDELVHDLASALEQTSEQNKLGELWEEMALSPRQQRRQLRKRRGRKRRSDFSHLAEHACCFSEASESSLDEATKDCREVAPLTNFSDSDDTVVSKRHPALSAIIRSKPHPWHESDSFTENAPCRPLRRRRKVKRVTSEVAASLQQKLKVSDWSYERGCRFKSAKKQRLSRWKENTPWTSSGHGLCEAAENRTFLSRTGRKERMECEAEEAKQGSDENMSECETSSVCSSSDTGLFTNDEGRQGDDEQSDWFYEGECVPGFTVHNLLPKWAPDHCTEVERMDSGLDKLSDPTFLLPSRPAQRGYHARLNRLPGAAARCLRKGRRRLAGKETSLSSLGTERISHIISDPLQKEKNKALASDFPPISACAHEFNPLSPLYSLDVLADSSHRRCSPAHCSASAPRCVGASHPSPEASPLRVVGRDLCSRESHCLSSSHVFQNAT comes from the exons ATGGATGAGCTGGTACATGACTTAGCCTCAGCCTTGGAGCAGACATCTGAGCAGAATAAGCTTGGTGAGCTGTGGGAGGAGATGGCCCTGAGCCCCAGGCAGCAGAGGCGGCAGCTTCGGAAGCGCAGAGGCCGGAAGCGCAGGTCCGATTTTTCTCACCTGGCAGAGCATGCCTGCTGCTTCAGCGAAGCCTCGGAGTCAAGTCTGGATGAAGCCACCAAGGACTGCCGAGAAGTGGCTCCGCTCACCAATTTTAGTGACTCTGATGACACAGTGGTGAGCAAACGGCACCCAGCTCTCAGTGCCATCATTAGGAGTAAGCCACATCCTTGGCATGAATCTGACTCCTTTACAGAAAATGCGCCTTGCCGACCACTCAGGCGCCGGCGTAAGGTGAAGAGAGTGACGTCAGAGGTGGCTGCCAGCCTCCAGCAGAAGCTGAAGGTGTCAGATTGGAGCTATGAGAGAGGCTGCAGGTTCAAGTCTGCCAAGAAGCAGCGTTTGTCCCGCTGGAAGGAGAACACTCCCTGGACCTCATCAGGGCATGGGCTGTGTGAGGCCGCAGAAAACAGGACTTTCCTAAgcagaacaggaaggaaagagaggatggAGTGTGAAGCGGAGGAAGCGAAGCAGGGCTCTGACGAGAACATGTCAGAATG cgaAACTAGCAGTGTATGCAGCAGCAGCGACACAGGGCTCTTCACCAATGATGAAGGACGGCAAG GGGATGATGAGCAGAGTGATTGGTTTTATGAAGGAGAATGTGTCCCCGGATTCACTGTCCATAACCTTCTGCCCAAGTGGGCTCCTGATCACTGCACTGAAGTAGAAAGAATGGACTCTGGACTGGATAAACTCTCAGATCCCACATTCCTTTTACCTTCCCGGCCAGCTCAAAGAG gaTATCATGCTCGTCTGAATCGGTTGCCAGGAGCTGCAGCTCGGTGCCTCAGGAAGGGGCGGAGAAGGCTGGCAGGGAAG GAGACCAGCCTAAGCAGTCTAGGAACTGAGAGGATAAGCCATATCATCAGTGACCCCCTCCAGAAAGA aaagaataaagcatTGGCTTCTGATTTCCCTCCCATTTCTGCTTGTGCACATGAG TTTAATCCTCTCTCCCCCCTTTACTCCCTGGATGTTCTTGCTGACTCTTCTCATCGAAGGTGTTCCCCTGCACACTGCTCTGCCAG
- the Gpatch2l gene encoding G patch domain-containing protein 2-like isoform X5: MDELVHDLASALEQTSEQNKLGELWEEMALSPRQQRRQLRKRRGRKRRSDFSHLAEHACCFSEASESSLDEATKDCREVAPLTNFSDSDDTVVSKRHPALSAIIRSKPHPWHESDSFTENAPCRPLRRRRKVKRVTSEVAASLQQKLKVSDWSYERGCRFKSAKKQRLSRWKENTPWTSSGHGLCEAAENRTFLSRTGRKERMECEAEEAKQGSDENMSECETSSVCSSSDTGLFTNDEGRQGDDEQSDWFYEGECVPGFTVHNLLPKWAPDHCTEVERMDSGLDKLSDPTFLLPSRPAQRGYHARLNRLPGAAARCLRKGRRRLAGKVTDLMVSPVLWEGDQPKQSRN; the protein is encoded by the exons ATGGATGAGCTGGTACATGACTTAGCCTCAGCCTTGGAGCAGACATCTGAGCAGAATAAGCTTGGTGAGCTGTGGGAGGAGATGGCCCTGAGCCCCAGGCAGCAGAGGCGGCAGCTTCGGAAGCGCAGAGGCCGGAAGCGCAGGTCCGATTTTTCTCACCTGGCAGAGCATGCCTGCTGCTTCAGCGAAGCCTCGGAGTCAAGTCTGGATGAAGCCACCAAGGACTGCCGAGAAGTGGCTCCGCTCACCAATTTTAGTGACTCTGATGACACAGTGGTGAGCAAACGGCACCCAGCTCTCAGTGCCATCATTAGGAGTAAGCCACATCCTTGGCATGAATCTGACTCCTTTACAGAAAATGCGCCTTGCCGACCACTCAGGCGCCGGCGTAAGGTGAAGAGAGTGACGTCAGAGGTGGCTGCCAGCCTCCAGCAGAAGCTGAAGGTGTCAGATTGGAGCTATGAGAGAGGCTGCAGGTTCAAGTCTGCCAAGAAGCAGCGTTTGTCCCGCTGGAAGGAGAACACTCCCTGGACCTCATCAGGGCATGGGCTGTGTGAGGCCGCAGAAAACAGGACTTTCCTAAgcagaacaggaaggaaagagaggatggAGTGTGAAGCGGAGGAAGCGAAGCAGGGCTCTGACGAGAACATGTCAGAATG cgaAACTAGCAGTGTATGCAGCAGCAGCGACACAGGGCTCTTCACCAATGATGAAGGACGGCAAG GGGATGATGAGCAGAGTGATTGGTTTTATGAAGGAGAATGTGTCCCCGGATTCACTGTCCATAACCTTCTGCCCAAGTGGGCTCCTGATCACTGCACTGAAGTAGAAAGAATGGACTCTGGACTGGATAAACTCTCAGATCCCACATTCCTTTTACCTTCCCGGCCAGCTCAAAGAG gaTATCATGCTCGTCTGAATCGGTTGCCAGGAGCTGCAGCTCGGTGCCTCAGGAAGGGGCGGAGAAGGCTGGCAGGGAAGGTGACAGATCTCATGGTTTCTCCAGTGCTGTGGGAAG GAGACCAGCCTAAGCAGTCTAGGAACTGA